One window of the Desulfonatronum thiosulfatophilum genome contains the following:
- a CDS encoding NADH-quinone oxidoreductase subunit L yields MDIQLAWLCLTIPLLGVLMTPLLGRISTAVMTYGAVFFSFLTALSAVMMLPLLFTAEMLPLESKVLWLNTPITITFGVLLDPLSIIVANVVAVISFFIMVYCIGYMKGDPGIMRFWMLMNAFIGSMLLLVLADNLIIIFIGWKLVGLCSYGLIGFYYRDDRKYWIGGPEPYSFDKPSACGVKAFIVTSVGDMLMLGGILILYFYARTFNILELYQTAPEWIPVMAQTPWMIILVSILLIAGPVGKSAQFPLHEWLPEAMSGPGPVSALIHAATMVKSGVFLIARFIPIFYYGYWTAGVEEAMYFFVIVAWIGAITAFLAASQGLVALELKKVLAYSTVSQIGFMMLAMGVSGFSQDLLVRGYMAGTFHLVSHAMFKACLFLCAGTVIHAVHSIYIHEMGALRRFLPYTSLFMGLATLSLIGVPPLPGFWSKEAVLYATLESQNYTLLAIVLVTVVFTAFYSTRYFGMIFHGKASDHVRKETEKPHHHVGEGLLPQTFACGALAVGLVVFGLLGPKAEHALHALFNTQLVTGLGLMAGDAIPVFPPSLVVGLSIGSVLIGVIPAYFFYVSRSWNVNTYFERSGIIRGLHTFLWNRWYINSLYNWLFVRGVMQAASIVRDRIEVAADSAINKKIPASVFALASMSNWFDQKAIDGVVDGTAGNFQNTGSALSQLLTGRVQDYLAAAVILALLVGGVTWLMIL; encoded by the coding sequence ATGGACATCCAACTTGCCTGGCTCTGCCTGACGATTCCGCTCCTCGGCGTGCTGATGACGCCGCTTCTGGGCCGCATCAGCACCGCGGTGATGACGTACGGAGCAGTTTTTTTCTCCTTTCTCACCGCGCTCAGCGCCGTGATGATGCTCCCGCTTCTGTTCACCGCGGAAATGCTTCCGCTGGAATCAAAGGTGCTCTGGCTGAACACGCCGATCACCATCACGTTCGGCGTGTTGCTGGACCCGCTGAGCATCATCGTCGCCAACGTGGTCGCGGTGATCAGCTTCTTCATCATGGTTTACTGTATCGGCTACATGAAAGGCGATCCCGGCATCATGCGATTCTGGATGCTCATGAACGCCTTTATCGGCAGCATGCTGCTCCTGGTTCTCGCCGATAACCTGATCATCATCTTCATCGGATGGAAACTGGTGGGCTTGTGCAGCTACGGACTCATCGGCTTTTACTACCGCGATGACCGCAAGTACTGGATCGGCGGCCCTGAACCCTACTCCTTCGACAAGCCTTCGGCATGCGGGGTCAAAGCCTTCATCGTCACCAGCGTCGGCGACATGCTCATGCTCGGAGGCATCCTGATCCTCTATTTTTATGCCCGCACATTCAACATTCTGGAATTATACCAGACCGCCCCGGAGTGGATCCCCGTGATGGCCCAGACTCCATGGATGATCATCCTGGTCAGCATCCTGCTCATAGCCGGGCCAGTGGGCAAATCCGCTCAGTTTCCACTCCATGAATGGCTCCCGGAGGCCATGTCCGGACCTGGTCCGGTATCAGCACTGATTCATGCCGCCACCATGGTCAAGAGCGGCGTCTTTCTGATCGCACGGTTCATACCCATCTTTTACTACGGTTACTGGACGGCCGGGGTGGAAGAAGCCATGTACTTCTTCGTAATCGTTGCCTGGATCGGCGCCATCACCGCCTTCCTGGCCGCCAGCCAGGGCCTTGTCGCCCTGGAACTGAAGAAGGTTCTGGCCTACTCCACGGTCAGCCAGATCGGCTTCATGATGCTGGCCATGGGTGTTTCCGGGTTCAGCCAGGACCTGCTGGTCAGGGGATACATGGCGGGAACCTTTCACCTGGTCAGCCACGCCATGTTCAAGGCCTGTCTGTTTCTGTGCGCGGGCACGGTGATTCATGCCGTGCATTCCATCTATATCCATGAAATGGGTGCCTTGCGCAGATTCCTTCCCTACACATCGCTGTTCATGGGCCTGGCCACCCTCTCCCTGATCGGCGTACCTCCGCTTCCAGGCTTCTGGAGCAAGGAAGCCGTTCTCTACGCCACGCTGGAATCCCAGAACTATACATTGTTGGCCATCGTCCTCGTTACCGTCGTCTTCACCGCTTTCTACTCCACACGTTATTTCGGGATGATCTTCCACGGCAAGGCCTCGGACCATGTCCGCAAGGAAACTGAAAAGCCGCACCACCATGTAGGCGAGGGTCTTCTGCCTCAAACCTTCGCTTGCGGCGCTCTGGCCGTCGGCCTCGTCGTATTCGGCCTGCTCGGTCCAAAAGCCGAGCACGCATTGCACGCCCTGTTCAACACCCAGCTCGTTACCGGTCTCGGACTGATGGCCGGAGACGCGATACCCGTCTTCCCCCCCTCCCTTGTCGTCGGACTGTCCATCGGCAGTGTCCTTATCGGCGTGATCCCTGCCTATTTCTTCTATGTTTCCAGATCCTGGAACGTGAACACGTATTTCGAACGGTCCGGAATTATCAGGGGGCTGCACACCTTTCTCTGGAACAGGTGGTACATCAACAGCCTGTACAACTGGTTATTCGTGCGCGGCGTGATGCAGGCAGCCAGTATCGTCCGCGACAGGATCGAGGTTGCCGCGGATAGCGCCATCAACAAGAAAATCCCAGCCTCTGTATTTGCACTGGCCAGCATGTCCAATTGGTTCGACCAAAAAGCCATCGATGGAGTTGTGGACGGAACGGCCGGCAACTTCCAGAATACAGGATCAGCGCTTTCACAATTGCTCACGGGCAGGGTTCAGGATTATCTCGCCGCTGCCGTGATCCTCGCTCTGCTCGTCGGCGGAGTGACATGGCTGATGATCCTTTAA
- a CDS encoding complex I subunit 4 family protein — MLYADFPVLSALIFFPLVAAIALVFLRKDETIRYVTLAVGILECLLLLPLLAFDLSTAEFQFVERLTWIEAWNIQYYLGIDGISILMIVLTVLLLPLCVLCSWRYIGQRVKEFHICLLLMTTACIGVFCALDFVLFYIFWEAMLVPMFLLIAVWGGARRRYASIKFFLYTLAGSTLLLVAIVAFFIAAGTFSIPDLMDQRFGLRFQQLTFLAMALAFAIKVPMFPFHTWLPAAHVEAPTAGSVLLASILLKMGTYGFLRFCLPITPAASEFFAPLMIVLAVISIIYGSFVAIGQQDMKKLIAYSSVAHMGFVTLGIFVFAFQGVEGAIMHMVNHGIITGAMFMLVGLLYERSHSREIDDNLGLSSHLPIYTGFLLLFSLAAFGFPGTNGFFSKLLVLIGVFEASYLLGVLFIIGLLLGLAYLMRLLLAVGWGTPAKGAGWKDVNSREWAYLLPLLVLVFYLGLAPGRALNIMGPSIENLLINFDDHRFVSEEYQDTRQRPRQIMIQPDMIPENNVAPQQRSKAMDSVHLTAQRTN, encoded by the coding sequence ATGCTCTACGCAGACTTTCCCGTGCTCAGCGCCTTGATCTTCTTTCCCCTCGTGGCGGCGATCGCCCTGGTCTTTCTGCGCAAGGACGAGACGATCCGGTATGTCACTCTGGCTGTGGGAATCCTTGAATGCCTGCTGCTCTTGCCACTTCTGGCCTTCGACCTTTCCACGGCCGAGTTTCAGTTTGTCGAACGGCTGACATGGATCGAGGCATGGAATATTCAATATTATTTGGGTATTGACGGCATCAGCATCCTGATGATCGTGCTTACGGTCCTGCTCCTGCCCTTGTGCGTGCTCTGCTCCTGGCGCTATATCGGGCAGCGCGTCAAGGAATTCCATATTTGCCTGTTGCTCATGACCACGGCGTGCATCGGCGTCTTCTGCGCCCTGGACTTTGTCCTGTTCTACATCTTCTGGGAAGCGATGCTGGTGCCCATGTTCCTGCTGATCGCGGTCTGGGGCGGCGCCCGGCGCAGGTACGCCTCCATCAAATTCTTCCTCTACACCTTGGCCGGGAGCACCCTGCTCCTGGTAGCCATCGTGGCCTTTTTCATCGCTGCAGGCACCTTCTCCATTCCTGACCTCATGGACCAGCGCTTCGGTCTTCGGTTTCAGCAGCTGACCTTCCTGGCCATGGCGTTGGCCTTTGCCATCAAGGTACCCATGTTTCCTTTTCATACATGGCTCCCGGCAGCCCACGTCGAAGCGCCCACCGCCGGTTCCGTTCTGCTGGCTTCCATCCTGCTCAAAATGGGAACCTACGGCTTTCTGCGGTTCTGTTTGCCCATCACGCCCGCCGCAAGTGAATTTTTCGCGCCATTGATGATTGTTCTGGCCGTCATTTCGATCATCTACGGTTCGTTTGTCGCCATCGGCCAGCAGGACATGAAAAAGCTTATCGCCTACTCCTCCGTAGCCCACATGGGGTTCGTCACCCTGGGCATTTTCGTTTTCGCCTTCCAAGGAGTTGAGGGCGCCATCATGCACATGGTCAACCATGGAATCATCACCGGTGCGATGTTCATGCTGGTCGGCCTGTTGTACGAACGCAGCCACAGCCGCGAGATCGATGACAATCTCGGGCTGAGCAGCCATCTGCCGATCTATACGGGTTTCCTGCTGCTCTTTTCCCTGGCCGCCTTTGGCTTTCCGGGAACCAACGGTTTTTTCAGCAAACTTCTGGTGCTGATCGGTGTCTTTGAGGCCAGCTATCTCCTGGGCGTTTTGTTCATCATCGGCTTGCTTCTCGGGCTGGCCTATCTGATGCGGCTCTTGCTGGCCGTGGGTTGGGGAACTCCCGCCAAAGGGGCCGGATGGAAGGACGTCAATTCAAGGGAATGGGCCTATTTGCTCCCCCTGCTCGTTCTTGTCTTTTATCTGGGGCTGGCACCTGGGCGGGCTCTGAACATCATGGGGCCGTCCATCGAAAATTTATTGATCAACTTTGATGATCATCGTTTTGTCTCCGAAGAGTACCAGGACACACGGCAACGTCCTCGCCAAATCATGATCCAGCCGGACATGATCCCGGAAAACAACGTGGCCCCGCAGCAACGGTCCAAGGCCATGGACTCAGTTCACCTCACCGCTCAACGGACGAATTGA